Proteins from a single region of Streptococcus mitis:
- a CDS encoding flippase — MKVLKNYAYNLSYQLLVIILPIITTPYVTRVFSSDDLGTYGYYNSIVTYFILLATLGVANYGTKEISGNRKTIRKNFWGIYTLQLGATILSLTLYILLCLTFSLMQNPVAYILGLSLLSKGLDISWLFQGLEDFRKITVRNITVKLVGVIAIFLFIKSASDLYLYVFLLTIFELLGQLSMWLPAREFIGKPHFDWEYAKQHLKPVILLFLPQIAISLYVTLDRTMLGALASTKDVGIYDQALKLVNILLTLVTSLGSVMLPRVSNLLSSGNHKAVNKMHEMSFLIYNLVIFPIMAGMLIINDDFVNFFLGKDFQDARYAIAIMILRMFFIGWTNIMGIQILIPHNKNREFMLSTTIPAIVSVGLNLLFLPKLGYIGAAIVSVLTESLVWAIQLFFTRSYLRDVPIIGSMIKIMISSGLMYGILFFVKDLLNLPSVLNVGLSTILGTIIYISLILIFKVINLRDIKQQLFRNKGV, encoded by the coding sequence ATGAAGGTTCTTAAAAATTATGCATACAATCTTTCATATCAATTATTAGTCATTATTTTACCGATTATTACGACTCCATATGTTACCAGAGTATTTAGTTCTGATGATTTAGGAACTTATGGTTATTATAATTCTATTGTTACCTACTTTATCCTGTTGGCTACCTTGGGGGTAGCCAATTATGGTACAAAGGAAATTTCTGGTAATCGAAAAACAATTCGTAAAAATTTCTGGGGAATTTATACTTTACAACTTGGAGCAACCATCTTATCACTGACTCTCTATATTTTGCTTTGTCTCACTTTTTCGTTAATGCAAAACCCAGTAGCTTATATTTTAGGATTAAGTTTACTTTCTAAAGGTTTAGATATTTCTTGGCTATTCCAAGGTTTAGAGGATTTTCGAAAAATTACAGTCAGAAATATTACAGTGAAACTAGTTGGCGTCATTGCTATTTTTCTATTTATAAAATCAGCTAGCGACCTATATTTATATGTGTTCTTGCTTACCATTTTTGAATTGTTGGGACAACTAAGTATGTGGTTGCCGGCAAGAGAGTTTATTGGGAAACCGCACTTTGATTGGGAATATGCTAAGCAGCATTTGAAGCCAGTTATCTTATTGTTTTTACCTCAGATTGCCATATCGCTCTATGTTACTTTGGATCGTACAATGCTGGGAGCTTTAGCTTCAACAAAAGATGTAGGAATCTATGATCAAGCATTGAAGCTTGTCAATATTTTATTGACCCTAGTAACTTCATTGGGAAGTGTCATGTTACCACGAGTTTCAAATCTTTTATCATCAGGAAATCATAAAGCAGTTAATAAAATGCATGAGATGTCATTTCTGATTTATAATTTGGTTATTTTCCCCATTATGGCAGGTATGTTAATTATAAACGATGATTTTGTTAACTTTTTTCTGGGAAAAGATTTTCAAGATGCACGCTATGCAATAGCTATTATGATTCTAAGAATGTTCTTTATTGGTTGGACAAATATTATGGGGATTCAAATTTTGATTCCCCATAATAAAAATAGAGAGTTCATGCTTTCAACCACAATTCCTGCTATTGTTAGTGTCGGATTAAATCTTCTCTTTCTTCCCAAATTGGGCTATATAGGGGCAGCAATTGTATCTGTTTTAACAGAGTCTCTGGTTTGGGCTATACAGTTATTCTTTACTCGCTCTTATCTAAGAGATGTTCCGATTATAGGATCTATGATAAAAATTATGATTTCATCAGGATTGATGTATGGAATTCTGTTTTTTGTAAAAGACTTATTGAATTTACCGTCTGTATTAAATGTAGGACTTTCTACTATCTTGGGGACAATAATTTATATCAGTTTAATTTTGATTTTTAAAGTTATAAATCTACGAGATATAAAACAACAGTTATTCAGAAATAAAGGGGTGTAA